The Sander vitreus isolate 19-12246 chromosome 5, sanVit1, whole genome shotgun sequence genome includes a region encoding these proteins:
- the LOC144517528 gene encoding dynein regulatory complex subunit 4-like has protein sequence MELLKDRGDVIYGRGSGDDPGSLTLDQLEFMEKLPKTKTEGKGGKRKKDNQPKEEMPKAQTEGETKETVKEKSPAAVEKNMDEMWEECASVQEEFYRVLKQKRHFKMEKDKAQRSWDNSKRNLDEAKASMREMLRLKQEAERHHQAEIKEHEQKLKQLESAHHNEICELKVANISRTSKTQRGQVESEVVLQKKKHILQADMGERESCNKIFIRKFKQRQQEELKELNDSYEKTVREMEANYINTMKIMADENNRNTQTKLDEIDKQMKMRIVSVVAAQSKAWRDLNKSVEDKHHVCLEKERLETEVEAAKGKGELLDRRLAAAVQKNKSITESLQELEPKLSESRTQLVKERKAMAKSLKRGKEMSAHILGERRELYLKHQQLELKYEQVQQEYDELQKRQTEAILDVQQKSGLKALVLERKIKAMTEMQEKEQLELWVALAFGQGDQAAAKNIKELFESKDTTIRTLKAIVSRDLKEYGDLVKNATVLGIFVDTWLPMGDIKKTVRNASEDSVPLQSKNFDNLMQELTALCISEDASVQEDDLGLNPVSASPDGERLHLSGACGSCVSDQQSMVTTRATDDSLLDENVTLPDS, from the exons ATCTATGGACGGGGTTCTGGTGATGATCCGGGCAGCTTAACTCTGGACCAGCTGGAGTTTATGGAGAAGCTT CCCAAGACTAAGACCGAAGGCAAAGGCGGGAAGCGGAAAAAGGACAACCAGCCTAAAGAGGAGATGCCCAAGGCTCAG ACTGAAGGTGAAACCAAAGAGACGGTTAAAGAGAAGTCGCCAGCAGCGGTAGAAAAGAACATGGATGAG ATGTGGGAGGAATGTGCAAGTGTCCAAGAGGAATTCTATAGGGTGCTGAAACAGAAAAGGCACTTTAAGATGGAGAAGGACAAGGCCCAAAGGTCCTGGGACAACTCCAAGAGAAACCTGGATGAGGCCAAGGCCAGTATGAGAGAGATGCTCAGGTTAAAACAAGAGGCCGAGAGACATCACCAAGCAGAAATTAAA GAGCATGAGCAGAAGCTGAAACAATTGGAGTCTGCTCACCACAACGAGATCTGTGAGCTGAAGGTGGCCAACATCTCCAGGACCTCAAAGACCCAGAGAGGCCAAGTGGAGTCGGAGGTAGTGCTTCAGAAGAAAAAGCACATTTTACAAGCGgacatgggagagagagagtcctgTAATAAAATCTTCATTAGAAAGTTCAAGCAG AGACAGCAGGAGGAATTAAAGGAACTAAATGACAGCTATGAAAAGACAGTCAGAG AAATGGAGGCCAACTATATCaacacaatgaaaataatggccGACGAGAACAACCGGAACACACAAACTAAGCTAGATGAGATCGACAAGCAAATGAAAATGAGGATTGTAAGCGTTGTAGCGGCGCAAAGCAAAGCCTGGAGAGATCTCAACAAGTCCGTCGAAGATAAACATCATGTGTGCTTGGAAAAGGAGAGGCTAGAG ACAGAAGTTGAAGCTGCAAAGGGAAAGGGCGAGCTACTAGACCGGAGGCTGGCAGCAGCTGTGCAGAAGAACAAAAGCATAACCGAGTCACTGCAGGAATTGGAGCCAAAGCTGTCTGAGAGCCGCACACAGctggtgaaagagagaaaagccaTGGCCAAGAGTTTGAAG AGGGGCAAAGAAATGAGTGCACACATACTCGGGGAGAGACGTGAGCTGTATTTGAAGCACCAGCAGTTGGAGCTGAAATACGAACAG GTTCAGCAGGAATACGACGAGCTGCAGAAGAGGCAGACTGAGGCCATTCTGGATGTGCAGCAGAAAAGCGGCCTGAAGGCCTTGGTGCTGGAGAGGAAGATAAAGGCCATGACAGAAATGCAGGAGAAGGAGCAGCTCGAACTCTGGGTGGCGCTCGCATTCGGACAGGGAGACCAAGCGGCTGCAAAAAACATTAAG GAACTTTTTGAGTCCAAAGACACCACCATCAGGACTTTGAAGGCTATCGTGTCTCGAGATTTAAAG GAGTATGGCGACTTGGTTAAGAACGCGACAGTTTTGGGGATCTTTGTAGACACATGGCTCCCGATGggtgacataaaaaaaaccgTGAGGAATGCCTCCGAGGACAGCGTTCCTCTACAAAGCAAG AACTTTGACAACTTGATGCAGGAACTGACAGCTTTGTGCATCTCTGAGGATGCCTCGGTCCAAGAGGACGACCTGGGACTGAACCCTGTTAGCGCCAGTCCAGACGGTGAACGCCTGCATCTCTCAG GAGCTTGTGGTTCCTGTGTCAGTGACCAACAGTCTATGGTGACCACTAGAGCTACGGACGACTCACTGCTGGATGAAAATGTTACACTGCCTGACTCTTGA
- the LOC144517977 gene encoding poly [ADP-ribose] polymerase tankyrase-1 isoform X1 — protein sequence MAVSRRSSQQQQSTLQSPPRNGSISGAPPGSPPMALLTAAVGPTENDRECSGGIEMVLASTDLPTPVLTSSASFTTTTSGGGGSSSVSSPGSGAASPIDGSSGIGGAFRELFEACRNGDVSRVKRLVDSVNVNAKDMAGRKSTPLHFAAGFGRKDVVEHLLQTGANVHARDDGGLIPLHNACSFGHAEVVSLLLCQGADPNARDNWNYTPLHEAAIKGKIDVCIVLLQHGADPNIRNTDGKSALDLADPSAKAVLTGEYKKDELLEAARSGNEEKLMALLTPLNVNCHASDGRKSTSQKMLSTPLHLAAGYNRVRIVQLLLQHGADVHAKDKGGLVPLHNACSYGHFEVTELLLKHGACVNAMDLWQFTPLHEAASKNRVEVCSLLLSHGADPTLLNCHSKSAVDMAPTPELKERLTYEFKGHSLLQAAREADMAKVKKTLALEIISFKHPQTNETALHCAVASPHPKRKQVTELLLRKGANINEKNKDFMTALHVAAERAHNDILEVLQKHGAKVNAVDTLGQTALHRAALAGHIQTCKLLLSYGADPSIVSLQGFTAVQMGNEAVQQILNENVPTRNSDVDYRFLEAAKAGDLETVQQLCTPQNVNCRDLEGRHSTPLHFAAGYNRVAVVEYLLHHGADVHAKDKGGLVPLHNACSYGHYEVAELLVRHGASVNVADLWKFTPLHEAAAKGKYEICKLLLKHGADPSKKNRDGNMPLDMVKDGDTDIQDLLRGDAALLDAAKKGCLARVQKLCSPENINCRDTQGRNSTPLHLAAGYNNLEVAEYLLEHGADVNAQDKGGLIPLHNAASYGHVDIAALLIKFNTCVNATDKWAFTPLHEAAQKGRTQLCALLLAHGADPTMKNQEGQTALDLATADDIRALLMDAMPPDALPSCFKPQATVVSASVISPASTPSCLSAASSIDNLAGPLTELATATTSGSSGVADGATGTDRKEGEMAMLDMNISQFMKSLGLEHLRDIFEREQITLDVLADMGHEELKEIGINAYGHRHKLIKGVERLLGGQQGGNPYLAFHCASQGTILIDLAPDDKEYQSVEEELQSTIREHRDGGNAGGVFSRYNIIKIQKVVNKKLRERYTHRQKEIADENHNHHNERMLFHGSPFINAIIHKGFDERHAYIGGMFGAGIYFAENSSKSNQYVYGIGGGTGCPTHKDRSCYLCHRQMLFCRVTLGKSFLQFSAMKMAHAPPGHHSVIGRPSVNGLAYAEYVIYRGEQAYPEYLITYQILKPESAAQSAAGAEQKS from the exons ATGGCGGTGTCTCGTCGTTCCTCGCAGCAGCAGCAAAGTACATTACAGTCTCCGCCAAGAAATGGCTCTATTTCGGGAGCTCCTCCGGGGTCTCCGCCGATGGCTCTACTGACTGCGGCCGTTGGACCCACGGAGAATGACAGGGAATGCAGCGGAGGGATTGAGATGGTTCTGGCCTCCACAGACCTACCCACCCCGGTCTTAACGAGCAGTGCAAGCTTCACCACGACAACCTCTGgcggcggcggcagcagcagcgtctCAAGCCCCGGTTCTGGAGCTGCCAGTCCCATTGACGGTAGCAGTGGCATCGGCGGGGCGTTCAGGGAGCTGTTCGAGGCCTGTCGTAACGGAGATGTATCCAGAGTAAAGAGACTTGTCGATTCGGTGAATGTAAACGCAAAGGACATGGCTGGTCGAAAATCAACTCCCCTTCACTTCGCTGCGG GATTTGGCAGAAAAGATGTGGTGGAGCACCTCTTGCAGACCGGGGCCAATGTTCATGCCAGGGATGATGGAGGACTTATCCCCCTGCATAATGCCTGCTCTTTCGGCCACGCAGAAGTTGTCAGCCTCCTCTTGTGTCAGGGCGCAGATCCCAACGCCAGAGATAACTGGAACTACACGCCGTTACATGAGGCTGCCATCAAGGGAAAGATAGATGTTTGCATTG TGTTACTCCAACATGGAGCTGATCCAAACATCCGCAACACTGATGGAAAATCTGCTTTGGATCTAGCCGACCCTTCAGCCAAGGCTGTTCTCACTG GTGAATACAAGAAGGATGAACTTCTGGAAGCAGCAAG GAGTGGGAATGAAGAAAagctgatggcactgctgaCTCCATTAAATGTCAACTGCCATGCCAGCGATGGTCGCAAG TCAACATCCCAAAAAATGCTG TCGACGCCGCTCCACCTGGCCGCCGGCTACAACCGGGTCCGCATTGTCCAGCTCCTTCTCCAGCACGGAGCCGATGTTCACGCCAAGGACAAAGG TGGCCTGGTTCCACTTCACAACGCCTGCTCCTACGGTCACTTTGAGGTCACCGAGCTTCTGCTTAAA CACGGAGCCTGTGTGAACGCCATGGACCTGTGGCAGTTCACTCCTCTCCACGAGGCCGCCTCCAAGAACCGAGTGGAGGTCTGTTCCTTGCTGCTGAGCCACGGGGCCGACCCCACCCTGCTCAACTGTCACAGCAAGAGCGCCGTGGACATGGCCCCCACTCCAGAGCTCAAAGAAAGGCTCACCT ACGAGTTCAAAGGTCACTCGCTGCTGCAGGCGGCCCGGGAGGCGGACATGGCCAAAGTGAAGAAGACGCTGGCTCTGGAGATCATCAGCTTCAAACATCCTCAGACCAACGAGACTGCTCTG CACTGTGCTGTGGCTTCCCCCCACCCCAAGAGGAAGCAGGTGACTGAGCTGTTGCTGCGTAAAGGTGCCAACATCAACGAGAAGAACAAAGA ctttatgACCGCGTTGCATGTTGCTGCCGAGAGAGCTCACAACGATATCCTGGAGGTGCTGCAGAAACACGGAGCAAAG GTGAACGCTGTGGACACACTAGGTCAGACCGCTCTTCATAGAGCCGCGCTGGCTGGGCACATCCAGACCTGCAAGCTGCTGCTGAGCTACGGGGCCGACCCGTCCATCGTGTCTCTGCAGGGTTTCACCGCTGTTCAGATGGGCAACGAGGCTGTTCAACAAATTCTTAACG aAAATGTCCCAACACGTAATTCTGATGTGGACTACAGATTTCTGGAGGCAGCCAAAGCAGGGGATCTGGAAACGGTGCAA CAACTTTGCACCCCCCAGAATGTAAACTGCCGGGACTTGGAGGGCCGCCACTCCACTCCTCTCCACTTTGCAGCTGGTTACAACCGAGTGGCTGTCGTTGAATACCTGCTACACCATGGAGCTGATGTCCATGCCAAAGACAAAGG TGGTCTGGTTCCCCTCCACAATGCGTGCTCCTATGGTCACTACGAAGTAGCCGAGCTGCTGGTCAGACACGGAGCTTCGGTCAATGTGGCCGACCTGTGGAAATTCACCCCGCTTCACGAGGCTGCAGCCAAAGGAAAATATGAGATCTGCAAACTGCTGCTCAAA CACGGAGCCGACCCATCCAAGAAGAACCGTGACGGCAACATGCCGCTGGACATGGTGAAAGACGGAGACACGGACATCCAGGACCTGCTGAGGGGGGATGCAGCGCTGCTGGACGCTGCCAAGAAGGGCTGCCTGGCCCGGGTCCAGAAGCTCTGCTCCCCAGAGAATATCaactgcagagacacacaggggCGCAACTCCACACCACTCCACCTCGCAG CTGGGTACAACAACCTGGAGGTGGCAGAGTATCTGCTGGAGCATGGGGCTGATGTCAACGCCCAGGACAAAGGAGGCCTCATCCCTCTTCATAATGCTGCTTCTTATGGG CATGTGGACATCGCAGCCCTACTGATCAAGTTCAATACGTGTGTGAATGCGACAGACAAATGGGCTTTCACACCCCTGCATGAGGCGGCCCAAAAGGGTCGTACGCAGCTCTGTGCGCTGCTGCTGGCTCATGGAGCCGACCCCACCATGAAGAACCAAGAGGGCCAGACTGCCCTGGACCTAGCCACG GCTGATGATATCCGGGCCCTGCTGATGGATGCCATGCCACCGGACGCCCTGCCCAGCTGCTTTAAGCCCCAGGCCACAGTGGTCAGCGCCTCAGTCATTTCCCCCGCCTCCACACCGTCCTGTCTGTCCGCTGCCAGCAGCATAGACAACCTGGCCGGGCCGCTCACTGAGTTGGCCACCGCCACTACCTCCGGGTCTTCCGGAGTGGCAGATGGAGCCACAGGCACCGACCGCAAGGAAGGGGAGA TGGCCATGCTGGACATGAATATAAGTCAATTCATGAAGAGCCTGGGCCTGGAGCACCTGAGGGACATCTTTGAAAGGGAGCAG ATCACTCTGGATGTGCTGGCTGACATGGGTCACGAGGAGCTGAAGGAGATTGGAATTAATGCCTACGGCCACCGACACAAACTTATCAAGGGTGTTGAGAGGCTGCTTGGCGGCCAGCAAG GTGGCAACCCCTACCTGGCATTTCATTGTGCAAGCCAGGGCACCATCCTGATAGACCTCGCCCCGGACGACAAGGAGTACCAgtctgtggaggaggag TTGCAGAGCACCATCAGAGAGCACAGAGACGGCGGCAACGCTGGTGGCGTGTTCAGCAGATACAACATCATCAAG ATTCAGAAGGTGGTAAATAAGAAGCTGAGGGAACGTTACACCCACCGGCAGAAGGAGATTGCAGATGAAAACCACAACCATCACAACGAGCGGATGTTGTTTCACG GTTCCCCGTTCATCAACGCCATTATCCACAAAGGCTTCGATGAGCGCCACGCTTACATAGGAGGGATGTTTGGAGCGGGTATCTACTTTGCAGAGAACTCCTCAAAGAGCAATCAGTACGTCTACGGCATCGGTGGAGGCACAGGCTGCCCGACACACAAAGACCGGTCCTGCTACCTGTGCCACAG GCAGATGCTGTTCTGCCGAGTGACCCTGGGGAAGTCCTTCCTACAGTTCAGTGCCATGAAGATGGCCCACGCCCCCCCCGGACACCACTCGGTGATCGGGCGGCCCAGCGTTAACGGCCTGGCCTACGCTGAGTACGTCATCTACAGAGGAGAGCAG GCCTACCCGGAGTACCTCATCACCTACCAGATCCTTAAACCGGAGAGCGCGGCCCAGTCTGCTGCAGGAGCTGAGCAGAAGTCGTAG
- the LOC144517977 gene encoding poly [ADP-ribose] polymerase tankyrase-1 isoform X2 — MAVSRRSSQQQQSTLQSPPRNGSISGAPPGSPPMALLTAAVGPTENDRECSGGIEMVLASTDLPTPVLTSSASFTTTTSGGGGSSSVSSPGSGAASPIDGSSGIGGAFRELFEACRNGDVSRVKRLVDSVNVNAKDMAGRKSTPLHFAAGFGRKDVVEHLLQTGANVHARDDGGLIPLHNACSFGHAEVVSLLLCQGADPNARDNWNYTPLHEAAIKGKIDVCIVLLQHGADPNIRNTDGKSALDLADPSAKAVLTGEYKKDELLEAARSGNEEKLMALLTPLNVNCHASDGRKSTPLHLAAGYNRVRIVQLLLQHGADVHAKDKGGLVPLHNACSYGHFEVTELLLKHGACVNAMDLWQFTPLHEAASKNRVEVCSLLLSHGADPTLLNCHSKSAVDMAPTPELKERLTYEFKGHSLLQAAREADMAKVKKTLALEIISFKHPQTNETALHCAVASPHPKRKQVTELLLRKGANINEKNKDFMTALHVAAERAHNDILEVLQKHGAKVNAVDTLGQTALHRAALAGHIQTCKLLLSYGADPSIVSLQGFTAVQMGNEAVQQILNENVPTRNSDVDYRFLEAAKAGDLETVQQLCTPQNVNCRDLEGRHSTPLHFAAGYNRVAVVEYLLHHGADVHAKDKGGLVPLHNACSYGHYEVAELLVRHGASVNVADLWKFTPLHEAAAKGKYEICKLLLKHGADPSKKNRDGNMPLDMVKDGDTDIQDLLRGDAALLDAAKKGCLARVQKLCSPENINCRDTQGRNSTPLHLAAGYNNLEVAEYLLEHGADVNAQDKGGLIPLHNAASYGHVDIAALLIKFNTCVNATDKWAFTPLHEAAQKGRTQLCALLLAHGADPTMKNQEGQTALDLATADDIRALLMDAMPPDALPSCFKPQATVVSASVISPASTPSCLSAASSIDNLAGPLTELATATTSGSSGVADGATGTDRKEGEMAMLDMNISQFMKSLGLEHLRDIFEREQITLDVLADMGHEELKEIGINAYGHRHKLIKGVERLLGGQQGGNPYLAFHCASQGTILIDLAPDDKEYQSVEEELQSTIREHRDGGNAGGVFSRYNIIKIQKVVNKKLRERYTHRQKEIADENHNHHNERMLFHGSPFINAIIHKGFDERHAYIGGMFGAGIYFAENSSKSNQYVYGIGGGTGCPTHKDRSCYLCHRQMLFCRVTLGKSFLQFSAMKMAHAPPGHHSVIGRPSVNGLAYAEYVIYRGEQAYPEYLITYQILKPESAAQSAAGAEQKS; from the exons ATGGCGGTGTCTCGTCGTTCCTCGCAGCAGCAGCAAAGTACATTACAGTCTCCGCCAAGAAATGGCTCTATTTCGGGAGCTCCTCCGGGGTCTCCGCCGATGGCTCTACTGACTGCGGCCGTTGGACCCACGGAGAATGACAGGGAATGCAGCGGAGGGATTGAGATGGTTCTGGCCTCCACAGACCTACCCACCCCGGTCTTAACGAGCAGTGCAAGCTTCACCACGACAACCTCTGgcggcggcggcagcagcagcgtctCAAGCCCCGGTTCTGGAGCTGCCAGTCCCATTGACGGTAGCAGTGGCATCGGCGGGGCGTTCAGGGAGCTGTTCGAGGCCTGTCGTAACGGAGATGTATCCAGAGTAAAGAGACTTGTCGATTCGGTGAATGTAAACGCAAAGGACATGGCTGGTCGAAAATCAACTCCCCTTCACTTCGCTGCGG GATTTGGCAGAAAAGATGTGGTGGAGCACCTCTTGCAGACCGGGGCCAATGTTCATGCCAGGGATGATGGAGGACTTATCCCCCTGCATAATGCCTGCTCTTTCGGCCACGCAGAAGTTGTCAGCCTCCTCTTGTGTCAGGGCGCAGATCCCAACGCCAGAGATAACTGGAACTACACGCCGTTACATGAGGCTGCCATCAAGGGAAAGATAGATGTTTGCATTG TGTTACTCCAACATGGAGCTGATCCAAACATCCGCAACACTGATGGAAAATCTGCTTTGGATCTAGCCGACCCTTCAGCCAAGGCTGTTCTCACTG GTGAATACAAGAAGGATGAACTTCTGGAAGCAGCAAG GAGTGGGAATGAAGAAAagctgatggcactgctgaCTCCATTAAATGTCAACTGCCATGCCAGCGATGGTCGCAAG TCGACGCCGCTCCACCTGGCCGCCGGCTACAACCGGGTCCGCATTGTCCAGCTCCTTCTCCAGCACGGAGCCGATGTTCACGCCAAGGACAAAGG TGGCCTGGTTCCACTTCACAACGCCTGCTCCTACGGTCACTTTGAGGTCACCGAGCTTCTGCTTAAA CACGGAGCCTGTGTGAACGCCATGGACCTGTGGCAGTTCACTCCTCTCCACGAGGCCGCCTCCAAGAACCGAGTGGAGGTCTGTTCCTTGCTGCTGAGCCACGGGGCCGACCCCACCCTGCTCAACTGTCACAGCAAGAGCGCCGTGGACATGGCCCCCACTCCAGAGCTCAAAGAAAGGCTCACCT ACGAGTTCAAAGGTCACTCGCTGCTGCAGGCGGCCCGGGAGGCGGACATGGCCAAAGTGAAGAAGACGCTGGCTCTGGAGATCATCAGCTTCAAACATCCTCAGACCAACGAGACTGCTCTG CACTGTGCTGTGGCTTCCCCCCACCCCAAGAGGAAGCAGGTGACTGAGCTGTTGCTGCGTAAAGGTGCCAACATCAACGAGAAGAACAAAGA ctttatgACCGCGTTGCATGTTGCTGCCGAGAGAGCTCACAACGATATCCTGGAGGTGCTGCAGAAACACGGAGCAAAG GTGAACGCTGTGGACACACTAGGTCAGACCGCTCTTCATAGAGCCGCGCTGGCTGGGCACATCCAGACCTGCAAGCTGCTGCTGAGCTACGGGGCCGACCCGTCCATCGTGTCTCTGCAGGGTTTCACCGCTGTTCAGATGGGCAACGAGGCTGTTCAACAAATTCTTAACG aAAATGTCCCAACACGTAATTCTGATGTGGACTACAGATTTCTGGAGGCAGCCAAAGCAGGGGATCTGGAAACGGTGCAA CAACTTTGCACCCCCCAGAATGTAAACTGCCGGGACTTGGAGGGCCGCCACTCCACTCCTCTCCACTTTGCAGCTGGTTACAACCGAGTGGCTGTCGTTGAATACCTGCTACACCATGGAGCTGATGTCCATGCCAAAGACAAAGG TGGTCTGGTTCCCCTCCACAATGCGTGCTCCTATGGTCACTACGAAGTAGCCGAGCTGCTGGTCAGACACGGAGCTTCGGTCAATGTGGCCGACCTGTGGAAATTCACCCCGCTTCACGAGGCTGCAGCCAAAGGAAAATATGAGATCTGCAAACTGCTGCTCAAA CACGGAGCCGACCCATCCAAGAAGAACCGTGACGGCAACATGCCGCTGGACATGGTGAAAGACGGAGACACGGACATCCAGGACCTGCTGAGGGGGGATGCAGCGCTGCTGGACGCTGCCAAGAAGGGCTGCCTGGCCCGGGTCCAGAAGCTCTGCTCCCCAGAGAATATCaactgcagagacacacaggggCGCAACTCCACACCACTCCACCTCGCAG CTGGGTACAACAACCTGGAGGTGGCAGAGTATCTGCTGGAGCATGGGGCTGATGTCAACGCCCAGGACAAAGGAGGCCTCATCCCTCTTCATAATGCTGCTTCTTATGGG CATGTGGACATCGCAGCCCTACTGATCAAGTTCAATACGTGTGTGAATGCGACAGACAAATGGGCTTTCACACCCCTGCATGAGGCGGCCCAAAAGGGTCGTACGCAGCTCTGTGCGCTGCTGCTGGCTCATGGAGCCGACCCCACCATGAAGAACCAAGAGGGCCAGACTGCCCTGGACCTAGCCACG GCTGATGATATCCGGGCCCTGCTGATGGATGCCATGCCACCGGACGCCCTGCCCAGCTGCTTTAAGCCCCAGGCCACAGTGGTCAGCGCCTCAGTCATTTCCCCCGCCTCCACACCGTCCTGTCTGTCCGCTGCCAGCAGCATAGACAACCTGGCCGGGCCGCTCACTGAGTTGGCCACCGCCACTACCTCCGGGTCTTCCGGAGTGGCAGATGGAGCCACAGGCACCGACCGCAAGGAAGGGGAGA TGGCCATGCTGGACATGAATATAAGTCAATTCATGAAGAGCCTGGGCCTGGAGCACCTGAGGGACATCTTTGAAAGGGAGCAG ATCACTCTGGATGTGCTGGCTGACATGGGTCACGAGGAGCTGAAGGAGATTGGAATTAATGCCTACGGCCACCGACACAAACTTATCAAGGGTGTTGAGAGGCTGCTTGGCGGCCAGCAAG GTGGCAACCCCTACCTGGCATTTCATTGTGCAAGCCAGGGCACCATCCTGATAGACCTCGCCCCGGACGACAAGGAGTACCAgtctgtggaggaggag TTGCAGAGCACCATCAGAGAGCACAGAGACGGCGGCAACGCTGGTGGCGTGTTCAGCAGATACAACATCATCAAG ATTCAGAAGGTGGTAAATAAGAAGCTGAGGGAACGTTACACCCACCGGCAGAAGGAGATTGCAGATGAAAACCACAACCATCACAACGAGCGGATGTTGTTTCACG GTTCCCCGTTCATCAACGCCATTATCCACAAAGGCTTCGATGAGCGCCACGCTTACATAGGAGGGATGTTTGGAGCGGGTATCTACTTTGCAGAGAACTCCTCAAAGAGCAATCAGTACGTCTACGGCATCGGTGGAGGCACAGGCTGCCCGACACACAAAGACCGGTCCTGCTACCTGTGCCACAG GCAGATGCTGTTCTGCCGAGTGACCCTGGGGAAGTCCTTCCTACAGTTCAGTGCCATGAAGATGGCCCACGCCCCCCCCGGACACCACTCGGTGATCGGGCGGCCCAGCGTTAACGGCCTGGCCTACGCTGAGTACGTCATCTACAGAGGAGAGCAG GCCTACCCGGAGTACCTCATCACCTACCAGATCCTTAAACCGGAGAGCGCGGCCCAGTCTGCTGCAGGAGCTGAGCAGAAGTCGTAG